In Blastopirellula marina, the following proteins share a genomic window:
- the purB gene encoding adenylosuccinate lyase, with the protein MSYEQYENPLISRYASRDMSFLWSPQKKHSTWRRLWLALAESEQELGLSITDEQLAAMRANLDNIDFDLAAKHEKRRRHDVMAHVETFAEAAPIAKPIIHLGATSCFVTDNTDLILLRESLELVRDRLVRCIYMLADFAKQYRDLPCLGFTHLQSAQPTTIGKRATLWCYDLVLDLEEVEHRLALLRFRSTKGTTGTQASFLELFQGNHDLVKKLEKRVAEKMGFDQLYAVTGQTYSRKVDTQVLDCLSGIAQSAHKIATDIRILAHRRELEEPIEKDQIGSSAMPYKRNPMRSERICGLARYVISNQANGANTLATQWMERTLDDSANRRLSLPLSFLGIDAILIILANVCNGMVVYPALIKRHLAEELPFMATENIMMAAVKAGGDRQDLHEKIRVYSRQAGERIKQEGLDNDMLARIQADPAFPEFDAEEILEPLNYVGRAPEQVDDFLADIIQPIRDRYASVTLENEELKV; encoded by the coding sequence GTGTCCTACGAACAATACGAAAACCCGTTGATCTCTCGGTATGCCTCGCGGGACATGAGCTTTTTGTGGAGTCCGCAGAAGAAACATTCCACCTGGCGGCGGCTGTGGCTGGCCCTGGCCGAATCGGAACAAGAGCTTGGGCTGTCGATTACCGACGAGCAGCTCGCAGCGATGCGGGCCAACCTCGACAACATCGATTTCGACCTGGCTGCCAAGCACGAAAAACGCCGTCGGCACGATGTGATGGCCCACGTTGAAACGTTCGCCGAAGCGGCACCGATCGCCAAGCCAATCATTCACCTGGGCGCAACCAGCTGCTTCGTGACCGACAACACCGACCTGATTCTTCTGCGAGAATCGTTGGAGCTGGTTCGCGATCGTCTGGTTCGCTGCATTTACATGCTGGCCGATTTCGCCAAGCAGTACCGCGACCTCCCCTGCCTTGGCTTTACCCACCTGCAATCGGCCCAGCCCACGACCATCGGCAAACGCGCTACGCTGTGGTGCTACGACCTGGTGTTGGACCTGGAAGAAGTCGAACACCGGTTGGCCCTGCTTCGTTTCCGCAGCACCAAAGGAACGACCGGCACCCAGGCCAGCTTCCTCGAACTGTTCCAGGGGAATCACGACCTGGTCAAGAAGCTCGAAAAGCGTGTCGCCGAGAAGATGGGCTTCGATCAGTTGTACGCCGTCACCGGCCAGACCTATTCGCGCAAGGTCGATACCCAGGTCCTCGACTGCCTGAGCGGCATTGCCCAGTCGGCTCACAAGATCGCCACTGACATCCGTATTCTGGCCCATCGCCGCGAACTGGAAGAACCGATCGAAAAGGATCAAATCGGCTCGTCGGCCATGCCGTACAAGCGGAACCCCATGCGCAGCGAACGCATCTGCGGGCTCGCTCGTTACGTGATCAGCAACCAGGCCAACGGTGCCAACACACTCGCCACGCAGTGGATGGAACGCACCTTGGACGATAGCGCCAATCGCCGCTTGAGCCTGCCGCTTTCGTTCCTAGGTATCGATGCCATCCTGATTATTCTGGCCAACGTTTGTAACGGGATGGTTGTGTACCCTGCCCTGATCAAGCGTCACCTGGCCGAAGAGCTGCCGTTCATGGCGACCGAAAACATCATGATGGCCGCCGTGAAAGCAGGGGGCGATCGTCAGGACCTGCACGAAAAGATTCGTGTTTACTCGCGCCAAGCGGGAGAACGCATCAAGCAGGAAGGGCTCGACAACGACATGCTGGCCCGTATCCAAGCCGACCCGGCATTCCCTGAATTCGACGCTGAAGAAATCCTGGAACCGCTCAACTACGTCGGCCGAGCCCCCGAGCAAGTCGACGACTTCCTGGCCGACATCATCCAGCCGATCCGCGATCGTTACGCCAGCGTCACGCTCGAGAACGAAGAGCTGAAGGTTTAA